In Paenibacillus kyungheensis, the following are encoded in one genomic region:
- a CDS encoding acetate uptake transporter: MQTSSQTHVKIINADPSALGLFGLAIVTLVASSQKLGLTTGLSYAIPWAIFLGACAQLFACIQDSKRNNTFGTTAFGAFAFFWFAMAGNWMIKMGVFGTALANDVDGKQLGFAFAGYLVFVLFMTIGAMETHKVLFIIFCLIDLLFLGLTFDAFGVAPHIFHTLAAYAEMGIGIMSLYGTGALVLNTHFGKTFLPIGKPFGIFKDHN; the protein is encoded by the coding sequence ATGCAAACTTCTTCGCAAACTCATGTTAAGATCATCAATGCTGATCCTAGCGCACTCGGCCTGTTCGGTCTGGCTATTGTTACTCTGGTAGCTTCTTCTCAAAAGCTAGGTCTAACGACAGGACTCAGCTATGCTATTCCCTGGGCGATCTTTCTGGGCGCTTGCGCTCAATTATTCGCTTGTATTCAAGATTCCAAGCGAAACAATACATTTGGTACGACGGCATTTGGAGCATTTGCTTTCTTTTGGTTCGCGATGGCAGGCAACTGGATGATCAAAATGGGCGTATTCGGCACTGCTCTAGCCAATGATGTAGATGGTAAGCAACTAGGCTTTGCTTTTGCCGGTTATCTTGTTTTTGTACTCTTTATGACGATCGGTGCCATGGAGACACACAAAGTATTATTTATTATTTTCTGCTTGATCGATCTGTTATTCCTCGGACTCACCTTTGATGCGTTTGGTGTGGCTCCTCATATTTTCCATACACTTGCTGCTTATGCAGAGATGGGTATTGGGATTATGTCTTTATACGGTACAGGTGCATTGGTATTGAATACTCATTTTGGCAAAACATTTTTACCTATTGGTAAGCCATTTGGTATTTTCAAAGACCATAACTAA
- a CDS encoding class I SAM-dependent methyltransferase, with the protein MDTGSLIISTVLLVIALLAVLSIVYYSWRNGISPLPASLLLRSKVAEEVLRLSKVQELDHPLFKLETDDPAQQYSIIQQHMEYQARQKTIVETGSGWGTLAIFLAKHIPNYHVIGIENSVVPFWISKWWAKFEKVPLTFIRGDMYQYPYEEANIIVCYLFPGAMKQLSTILRERAVAYTYIISVYFALPDWTPEKIVQCVDIHRTKIYIYKVGV; encoded by the coding sequence ATGGATACAGGATCATTGATTATATCGACGGTATTGCTTGTTATTGCACTACTGGCTGTATTGTCGATTGTGTATTATAGCTGGCGTAATGGCATCTCCCCATTACCAGCATCATTATTGTTGCGAAGTAAAGTAGCTGAAGAAGTGTTGCGTTTGTCTAAAGTACAAGAATTAGATCATCCGCTTTTCAAATTAGAAACAGATGATCCTGCGCAACAATATTCGATTATCCAACAACATATGGAATACCAAGCACGTCAAAAAACTATTGTAGAAACCGGTTCAGGCTGGGGAACGTTAGCGATATTTTTAGCCAAACATATCCCGAATTATCATGTGATCGGTATCGAAAATTCGGTAGTGCCTTTTTGGATTTCTAAATGGTGGGCCAAGTTTGAGAAAGTGCCACTTACATTTATTCGTGGAGATATGTATCAATACCCTTATGAAGAAGCAAATATTATTGTGTGTTATTTGTTTCCGGGAGCTATGAAGCAATTGAGTACGATTTTGCGTGAACGTGCTGTAGCGTATACATATATTATTAGTGTCTATTTTGCATTGCCCGATTGGACACCTGAAAAGATTGTACAATGTGTCGATATTCACCGTACCAAAATTTATATTTATAAAGTAGGCGTATAG